In Lycium ferocissimum isolate CSIRO_LF1 chromosome 7, AGI_CSIRO_Lferr_CH_V1, whole genome shotgun sequence, the sequence TCCCGTATATGTTTTAGGGAAGATAACTGGTTCACTGTGACTAAAAGTGTCTGCTTAAGTTTCCATGAGGAGTGGGGAAGTAGGTGACATTGCAACCCCTTACCTCTCACTctgggggaaatgctgccagaACTATATATACAGATCGCAAGCATTCCTTTtccttagccaaaaaaaaaaaaaaaaaaaaaaaagtgcaagcTTTCACAAGCCTCTGTCCTTAGACTAAGAATGTTCAAGTTTCTTATTGCCCCTTGCTCCCTTTTCCTCAAACCCCTTTTTTCCCTCCATTTAGCTTTCTTTGGTGAAAGTTTGGAATATACTCTTATGTATTCCAACTAAGATACTGATCCTGAAAGTCTTGGCAAGGCTTATGAAAGTATAACTGAGATACTGATCCTGATAATCTTGGCAGGCTTATGAAAGTATGAGTGACGGCTTTAGTAAATCTGCTTCTGCTTTAATACGCACTCCCATCAAACGATATCAGCGTGGTGCTGGAATGGGGACTGCTTTTGCAACTGCTGTCCAAGCAGCTCCAGCAGCAGCCATTGCCCCAGCTTCTGCCACAGCACGAGCTGTTCATTGTGCTCTTCTAGGTGTAAGGAACGGGtctgctctctctctctctctctctctctctctctctttctttatcaaattgtgttgttgggcaactgaatttcattttttatccaGGTAGAATAACAAAATCatcaattaattaatattgagcatttttctcttttaatctATTTTAACTTTACTGTTTTAAGTTTTTTGTCAAACTTTAAtgctttaaatttaattttttatctgGTTGTGTTTTGGATAAATAAAGAGTTTGACTAACTGAAGATTCTTGCTCTCAtgagaaatcttaccttaaaaAGTCTTGCCTAGGTTTGAAGTTTAAGGTAGGAATTTGAATAGTCATCGTTATTTTTCAATCAATTTATAGAAGTCCATTGTAGTTTGCTTCTATTATTATTGATCGGTGGTTATTGATTATGACAATCACTCCTTTTTCATTCCCAACCTTCAATTCCTTAATCAATTTCATAGCTTCTGCTCTATCAGTATGATATAATGCAATGTCATGCTGGCAATGTGTGTGTATTcctatatgtggagttttaaaaCATAGTACCCATGCAGCCTCAATCCGGAGCGCAAGAAAGAGTCTTTGGATAAATATTTGGGGACCTCTCCACCTCAGCAGTACATGCAGTAGGTATGCCAGCTTCAATCCCTAGTTGTATCTATTGGTGCATTTTTAGCATGGTTGTGTCTATTGATACAGCTACTTTAACCAGTATGAAGAACCGAGACATTGGAAGCTTTTACTTAACTGATTGAAATGGGTTAGAGGCAGTAAcacattttattattgtttgcATAGGGAAGTTTCTCCATCAAGAGCTCCAACAAAATTTGCAATCCAACCAGCACTAGTTTTGTATAGGTGAGTTCGGAGGTTATTTATATGTTTATCCCGGGGCTGGTAAAAGTGAAACTTCAAAGTTAACTTAGTTCTTTCTTCTGAGAAAATGctatcacccccccccccccaaaaacccCCCTCCCTCTTCCTCCACCCCAGttattgacttgtacttggtctgttttttatttttattttaaataatttttcactAACTCGAACCTTCTCCCCCCTCTCATCTCTTTAATCATGAGATCATGGTTAAACAAAACAGGAATAATAGTTTTTTGGTTTAGGTTTTCCTTTTGTGCTCATGTAGTTTGTTGTTTTGCCTATATTGATGGCAGGTGTACAGATCGTAGGACAATTAGACAGATTCTTTTATCTGAGGAGACAGGTAATCATGTAAATATCAGAGTGGTGATCTTATTTTTTGCTCATACGGCCGGGCCATGCCGTTGGTTTCAATTGTTCGGCTATGTCAGCTGTCTTATGAGTAAATTGTAAATATATTGGTTCCTTGGTTTTGCTGGCAGAATTGCCATCTGTACAACGTCGTTTCTTGTAATTATCTTCTGTATATACATGTGTATCCTTTCTCCCACCTTTGTTCTCTTCCTTCTAGTAGCTGTGTCCTGTATTTCGTGATGTGTAATAGGAGTTCTTTTCAATGTGAAAAGGGACTGTTCAGTCTGTTTTATTTACCGTCTTTTGGCAATATGCATTCTTGATATACGTTATATCAAGGGGACCTTGGTCAAGTAAGATTTTTATCTCTCGTGTTACTGGTAAATTTCATTTTAATATCAGGTTATACATGATTCATATATATTGGATGATGTACATCAGAAAGCAATAGAATGCATGTGCAGCACTATGTTTCTGGAGATTTTACTATcaaataatttagtcaaattatgcAATAGAGTGGGACAAGGGTTGTTTTCATGCTCTATTTGTGATTGTCATAGTGTACTATACATCCTTCATGGTTTCGCAGTAAGTTCTTATGTATTGCCAACTGTGTAAGGAACTTTTCTTTGGCaactaattaaaatttgaaatttttattgaTGATATGCCAACAAAACAATAAAATCGAACAGTCGAAATGGATTGTGTAGTGTTTATTAATTTATCAAAGAAAGTACCCATCGGAAAAAAAACTAGCAAAGAACGTAGTCGCGATTTCTGAACGAACCAGTTTGGAACATAAAAATCAGGATGAATACTAGGAGAGACTCTAGGGATGTGGCAACGCAGCTCTAATGGCGTGCCTACAACGAAACTGTTAAGACCTTTTCATTGGTGCTTCTAACTTTCGGAGCAGTAGAAACTCGATAGTTATGGTGTTTTGGCAAACGTGAGCACGTTGATTTGTTTATACAGGAATTGTGCACTTGTGATAATATGGCTAGAGCGCTAGCATGGAACTTATTTTACTCTATCTTTAAGTTAcgtgcttctttttttttttttttttttttttttttttttttgggaataatGGTGGTCTCTGGCTATTCCACGGGTACCTACTATTTACCATGAACGCATTTATAAGTAATTCTAAGACAATCTTCTAGTGTCAAACTTAATGATCCAAGTAAGATCTCCTTGTGAATTTTGCTTTACTGGAATCAGAGCTCATTGGAACTACAGTTGGACTGAAATGGGGGCCTGTGATTCACCGCTCCCACCACCcgttccccaaaaaaaaaaaaaaaaaaaaatggctttatttgaagtattttatGTTCAATTTATTTACTGTCATAAACTCCTAGCAGTGCCATTGTATCCAGGAAGTTCGTGTCAAGTTCCCAGAAGCACTCAAATTTCAATACCAAAGTAACTAAAAATGGGCACACTAAGAAACAGAGTGAAAATATAGCAGCATTATTAGATTAGATTCTATCAGAATTCAGACAAATACATATGATTACATCAAAAGTACATAAAAGTCGAAATTTTTTGTACAACATAAAAACAATCACGACGCTGCACATGTGTACATGTCCAATTCTCTAAGGGGTGGATGAATGATCAAAGAGATCACAAGTTTTCCATCTCCTAATAGTCAAGAAAAAtcttaaaatctctaaaaaCACCCCAGACAAGaaggacaaaaagaaaaaattccgGCCTTGTTAGATTCAAGAACTTGACGACATTACCATTTGCTTATCGTCCCTCTTCAATCTATCAATTAGCTCCTgcaatattaaaaaagaaaacttagaagtctgatatatgatattatgaagttatATTATTTCCATTGGGATCTAAGATGTATATACTAACCGTGCAAAGATCTTTTACACTATTAGTGTAGCTTAACTTGCGACAATAGGTTAGTTGCATATTTATCAGGTTATCAATTAATGCATATAACATAGAGATTTATATGTAATTACCTTATAAgttatgttgctcggactcttcaaaaatgtcgtCAGGTGCGTTTTCGGATCTTCAAAAGTGCATTTTTTGAGGATCCGACACAAATGCGATATCATTTTTGGAGAGTTCGAGCAACATAGCTTATAAGTGATGTGATTATGTAAACTCTTTCTGTtgcaaaattataatttcaagTCAATGAAATAGTTCAAATGTTCGGCTTACCTGTAATAATGTCATTGAAGAAATCAGGCATCTTTGTCTCTTTATTATCAGCTTTCTTCGGCATAATTGGAGCTCTCTTAAAACCAAATCTTTCTTTCCAGCTCCCCTTTCCTACTGTTGGAAATATatcttcataatcatcatcgtCAGCAAGTAGTTCATCTTTAAGTGTCGTTGCCTTTGTGCTGTTTTCTCTCAAGGGCAACAATTTACCCTTGAAGAAAACTTCATCTGCTGGAATCATCTTGTAACCAGAGACCGAAAACTCGAAATCGGAGGAGACAGGTGCCTCTTTGTAGCCATGTTCATGCCTTAATGTTTGCTGAGTATCAGCAAAATCATTAGAGAATGAGATTCTTGGACCCATAGTTGAACAAAGTCCTTGTTGATTTAGGCATGCCATGGACCATTCAAAGGCAAATACTGATCTCACTAATAATTTTCAATGTGCTGCTTCTCATTAAACTCTTGAGAAGTCACATGCAGTTTTTCTAGTCTTTATATAGATGGTAACTTGTTTATTGTGTTGTCAACTTTTGACTACCAAATATCTTCAAAGGACAATGACCACATAAGTGCACATAAAAAATTGTCTATAACTCATGTCTATCGAGCTTGCTCACATTACTGGTCTCAAGCCTGAATAAAGGTTGTCGTGATAGGTTGACAATTAGaataaaattaatcaatttaCGATAAACTCTTGACAATTTAGAATATGTTGGAACAGACTTACGTAAGCGCTCGTCCCATCGACTGTATAGATTCATATAGGCGATCTCAACTTGCTTGGAGTTGAGTTTAGAAACGGATGAAGTGTATACATGGTTCAATTTTGCCCAACAACTTCGACAcaaaatagatatatatgtgataAAACATCAAAACTGTAACAAATATTAAATCTGAattcataatttaaaaaatgtaatGGATTTAGTCATAAGAACCTAAATTTAATTTCTGGATCCGCCTTGTGTATAAAATTGTGTAGAGAGATACATTATGCCATTCAGATCTGTTGCATAGTGGTCAAGTCATAACAAATTAATACATTATCTTttagttctctctctctctgcttCAAAATTAGTTCATTGAACAACTGCTTTTAACTTAATCTAACATTGAAGGCATGTGAATCCATTAAATTAAATCACATTGCATGTGTTTTCTCCTCTGTTATAAGATAGTGATATCTATCTGCCACCATCCAAGCATGAAAGATGGAAATAAATTTATCACCTGTATCTCGAAAGTTATGCTAGATGCATTGTATAGAAAGGCAGCTTTTTTCACTCTCAATATTTTACTGCTCCTAGtttatttttgctttctttATTGACTATTTACCTCTCCAAGATGAAGACTgcagaaaaaaaagggaatttaaTATGATTCTGAGTAGATTGTGTACACACTACTTTTTAGTGATTAGTAAAATTTCATGTATAAGCATGCCATTAGAAATCCATAGTAATTGTCCTGTTAATGACAAATCCACAGTTTAAAAGGTCTCCAAAGTTATACTTTCAAAAACCTTAATTATGAAGCAGAACATGTCTGATATTGTTTCATTATAAAATACCTTGCTATTATTTCTAGCAGAGGAAAGGCGGTAAAAGAAGAGCTTAAATTATATGTCCACTGACAGTGTAAAATATACATTTACATAGTAAAGTCAGTATAAGGTAATCACATGTAAATCTCTATAATAATTATTAGTAATTGGAAATCTAATGACTAACCTGCTATTAATACACTCGTTGGGTAAAAAAATCTCTCAGTATATAactaaatccaaaaaaaaagaaatgttcACTTTATAAGTATGTATTGTATTCTGGGTGGAGCAGAACGTACTACTTTTGTTACGGAATACAtcaattgaaaataaataaacaaatcaAAGAGCTTAGATGTGGTGAAGCAATTCCCTAATCTAGAGGCGAGAAAGATGTGGTACAACGCATTTTAGCAtcgttttcttcatttttttttttctaaagtaaccttctttttcttttgttttaattatatagttATGTATTTGAGTCAGTTTGTATGCACTCTACTATTCCATTGGATATTTATTATCGTTCACTAGTCCACTGGGGATCTGAAAAGATCAAGGGCTGTGCAAAAAAGTGGTCAACACACAACTAATGCAGAACATGGGAAGCACAGTGGACTACTaaactactactactaccaCAATGTACTAAATTGGAATGCTTCAGAACCAAGTCTTgatatttcttttccttttgttacgCACAACTGATGCTCATAAAACTTGTGATATCCTCTCTTTAGTACTCTGAAAAAGTTGTGCCGACGAATCAAACAATTAAAGTTAGATCTTTGTGATAAGGTGGTTGCCGTAATTACAATTTTCTACAGCAAATCAAGAATGGAGTTATCTCCTAGGCCAATCTGGCAACTTCTTATAGCACATGTTCTCGTGAATCTTTCTCTGCTTTGAATTAATTCTTTAAGatcatccaagaaaaaaaaaaactggtttAGGTATTTGATTGACTAGCTAGTAATTAAATATGATACACAAAAGATAAAAAAGATTCCAACTTTATGGATGGAAAAATTGGTGTTCACATGGTTTACTGTCATCAGAAGGGTATAGATATCAGGGGGGAATCTTCAAATGGATGACCAACAGGTGGCTGATTCCTTTGACTAAATATTATGAAAAATTA encodes:
- the LOC132062824 gene encoding uncharacterized protein LOC132062824, with the translated sequence MACLNQQGLCSTMGPRISFSNDFADTQQTLRHEHGYKEAPVSSDFEFSVSGYKMIPADEVFFKGKLLPLRENSTKATTLKDELLADDDDYEDIFPTVGKGSWKERFGFKRAPIMPKKADNKETKMPDFFNDIITGAN